TGGTCGTTCTCATACATGTTTCAACTTTCAGGAAGCTGTTTCTATGACTAAACCGATCCCAGATCCCGAAGATGCAGCAAAGAGACTGCTGCAAGAAGCTAACCAGAGAGGGAGTGGTGATAACATCACCATTGTAGTTGTCCGGTTTCTTGCTGCCGAAGAGGAATCATCTCATGCCGCCCAATGAGACTGGTTCCTCCTTCGTTCGAACATAAAAGGAAACAGCAATAGGAAGCTTGTGCAGCAGCACTGAACTGTAAAGTAGATAGAGACGAACCAGTCTTTGCTAAAAAGTGCACTACTTAAGAAGAAGACTATATAAGAACCAAGAATGTCTAACTTGAGttctatatattattatatgaaATTTGGATTATTTATTAGTGACTAGTGTGTGAAACTTGAGTTCCAAAGTACTGAACATTAATATGGAAATGTGTTGTGATTTCTTTTGTAATGCTCTTTCCTTTTGTATGTATTTTTCCTTGAGATCTACAATGCATCTGTAGATTGAGTCTGAAGCAGAAAATAATATTGATTCAAAGCAAAATATGTCTCTCTCAAGGCCCTCAAAGCATAGTAATAACTCTAGTACATTGACAGCGTGCCTTCCACTAATGTAGTCACAACAGAGACGAGTTGCAGAACAATGAAAATGGAAGGAAAATATATTGACTGGTATCATGAGGAGTATCAGCATATCAGTAGATAAATCATTCATtacgataaaaataaataatgaactcTTCTTGTGCTATACTTATATTGCTTGGATATGGGAGCGAAAACAATATACAATTCACTAATGCAAGCCACTCTGATTAATTGCATGAAGGAAAATTAATGTGACAAGAATGCTCATGAAGAAAGACAAACAAACCATCACAATccatagaattttttttaaaaattattaaagaCAAATCCGAACAACAACTAAAAAGGTACTCCATGAGACAGTGTGTTAGTGGAAACTGGTTTCATGTTATAAAAAGCAAACCTTTGCTGCAACGGAGGAATTCCCTCTTTCTCCTCAACCCTTTCCTTGATTCGGTCGATAGTATCAGTAGGCTCAATATCGATTTCAATTTCTTTCCCAGTAAGGGTTTTAACCTTGATCATAGTACCTCCCCTAAGTCTCAAAACAAGGTGAAGCGTTGATTCCTTCAGGATATAGTAATCTGCCATCTTCTAATTGTTTACCAGCAAATATTAGCCTCTGCTGGTCAGGAGGTATGCCTTCTTTATCCTGGAATCAGCAGCCACTCATATTCATTACAGACAGAAAGTTAACTATTTTCACCTAATATGATTAATCAATTAAACTAATGCCCTGAAATTAGACGGTACACATGTAACTGAAGCAAAGTAACTTCTCCCAACAACAAAGGCTGCATTTATGCAAAAACAAGAAGTTGAACAATAACATGCTAGGATTGCCACGGATTCCGGTAACTGATCACAATCTAGTGCACTCGTTACAAAGAATGGCCCAAAAAGAGATCACTGCTAACATTGAGTGATAGAAATAGAATATATAGATGAAACATAGGATTAAATATTAAAGGATGAGATGGTCAAACAagctcaaaattaattaattcatcaaaTTTACGAGATTAGCTTGgattattttatcaactctTCACATAGCTAAAAGTGAACTCCCCCTAATACCGTTTCCAATACATAGTTGGTTATCAAAACACTAAAAACTAAATTGATACCTATAGGAGAATACATTGATCAAAATGCCCAAATCTTGTCCTACTCATCACAACATAACCCTTCAGTTATCATCTTATCCTCCAAAAATCTACCTATGAGAATGACCAATACTACCCTAGCTAAACAGATACGCGAATTTCATAGCAAACACTTGCAGCGAAGTgattgaaaaagaaaaattaatcaCACACCACCAGAAAACCCTAGCTCCGTCCACATCAATTAATAAAGTTTAGAAGTAACTAAAACAATCTGAAACTCAAAATCGATCATCCCTGCAACAGAATAGGTATAAACAATAATAAAGCAGACAATCAATAAAGCACAACACAAATCCATTAAAAGAGAGAGCAGAGCAAATGAAGGACCTGAATTTTGGCCTTGACATTATCGATGGTGTCGCTGCTCTCAACCTCGAGCGTAATTGTCTTTCCGTTTAGGGTTTTGACGAATATCTGCATCCTTTATTACGCTCTTGAGGTGTGAGACTGCTGATTTCCACTACCAATTTcagattttctttttctcccAACTTCGCCTTATTTATATGttcatatttaatatataattggatttaattagaCTAATGATATAATAGCATTAGCTGGTATTCGAttgtcaaaataaaattatatcgATTTCGGAAAGGGAGATTATATTGGTTGACCTTTCAAAGTTTGAAATTAAATTCGTCGATCTTTCAAAATATAGGATTgaggcatgcgaatttttcaAAACATGAACTTttgttatttttactttttacttttattttttcttattatttctcaCATAACATTTGTTAATTGCCCAAACTACCCCttacattattaattaattattaatcatGATTCTCTATGGGAATCGTTTTCTTGTATCAACAACAAAGCCTAACTGaaaattgtgtgtgtgtgtgtgagagagagagagagaggggggttTTATAGGCAACGAGGTGTTGGTGTTTTTGAAGCTCATCGCCGTTGAAAAAAGGTGCCGGCTCATTTTCCACCACCATAAACGGAAACACACCTTTTTATTCGATGAGAACATAGTCTTATTCGCAATCGCAATCAGTAGCTATTGCATTTTTGTCAATGAAAAGAATGATGATCAGAAACAAAAATAAGGTAAATTGACACCTAGACCTATAGGCCACGAGACTAATCTATATTATTTGAACTTGACGATACAAAATTACAtgaattattaaattttgtggTGGGCCCATCTAACTATGTGATTCTTAGACATTGGAAAATCCAGCCAACCAATAACGTTTCGTTATTTGATCCGCGGTGGGACACCCTTATCTACATATActataattcattttattttatttataaattacagTATATTAGAAATTTAGCAAACTCtcacttttatcatatttataatagGAAATATATtacactaactcattttcactcatattttattataaaattaatatataaaagtagtgctcacattttattaaatttttcaactcactttctattacatttttaaaaattcatgtcaaATTAAATAGTGACAAATTGTTAGGGACAAATGGAATGATATATTTGAAGGACTTTATATGTTATGGCCGCTACAAGCCTACAAgatcttataaataaaatgaaataactcAATACACGTAAACAATAAAGAagcgaaaaaaaaaatattatccaTTCTTTGAGATGCAAAATATATGGAAATGAGAGGTTCTCAAGAAAATGCAAGATCATAAAACTAAATACTCGTCGTTTGTGAGCTTAATAATGTATAGATCTGCAgttggataattatccaataTACGTACTCATAATTCACTCAAAAAATACAATTGTCTGAAACAttctaaattaaattttgataaacataggagtataatttaagaAGAAAGTATTATGGTAAATGATCGATTTTTTTCCGACAAACACAACTTTCAGAGGATTGAGCATGTTTATATTGAttcatatataaaatataaaaaattcgacaatattatagaaataaaaagagaaactTTTGAACTTGGTAAGAGTTTAAGCTATGTAGTTTGCAAGTAGATTTTTATTGAGTTATCTAAATTTTAGGGTTTGATTTATCATTCCTGTTAGGTTGTACAGTACTCGTATTTATTTTGCCAGCAATAAGGCAATTTGGCAAGTTTATAAATGGTTAATGTATTGTTATTATTTGTATTGTATTACTACATAGATGCAAAAAGAATGCATTTAATTCTGTGAATAAAGTAGAGTACAATTCATATCGCAAAAATAGGAAGTGGAAAACGTCAGTACAAAATCGAGAACAAGTAACCTTACAATATTTACACACGACGACGACGGCGTATTAATCGTCATCGTCAAATGTTAGAGCCCAAAATTCGATTAAACCCTAGGCAAGAAGATCACTGGATCTCACTAGAAGCTCGGAACGACGCCGTACGATGCAGCTTCACCGCCGAGGAGCGACTCCACCTCCAGCTCAGACAGCTTCGCGAATCTCCCTTTGATTCTCGGCCTCGTCTCCGCGTACGCTTTCCTCGAAGCGTATCGAATCGTCTTCTCGAACTTTCtgttcttcctcttctctctgtACCTCAGCACCCTCGCCTCTCTATCCATTCCCAGCACTGCCACCGCCGCCACGCTCTCGCTCTTCCCCAAGCTCTCCGCCGCATCCGGCACTACCCCCACCTCCATCGAAGACGAGGACACCTGTAATTagcaatttcaaaatcaattgCGCATATCcaccaaattagggtttatcaaatCAAAAGAGGGGAACAGAAGCATACGCTTTGGCTGATGGATTGCGAGGTGAAATTGTACATGAAGGGCTTGGGCACCGCGTAGTCCATTTCGAAAGAGGGGAATCCGTCCACGACGGGACCCGGTACGTATTGACCCGATTCGTTCTGCACCGGCACGACTCCGTCGGAGGAGTAATGCTTCTGCTCAACGATTTGGTGAAGATGCGGTTTCTGATCGCCCGATttgagatcgagatcgagatcgagatagGGATCGATATCGGTGAAGAGGTACTCAGCGGACATGTACTCGGGCGACCCGGATTCGTCCTCCGCTTTGGTATTCGGGTCGGGTAGGAGCCAGGAGGCGGCCTCGGCCTCCTCTTCGGAGGGAGGGGGCTTTCCGGCTGCGGGGGCGGCGTCGTAGAAGGGGACGAAGGGGACGCGCTCGTGGCGGCGGGCGAGGGGGTTGGCAGAGTGGATGTCGCGGTCGCAGGCGGCGCAAAGAGCGGCGGCGTCGGCCTTGCAGGTGAAGGCGGCCGGCGCCTGCTCGCAGACCTCGCAGATCCAGACGCGGCCGCGGCGCAACGCCAACTTGTTGGCGGCGTGGATCTTGGCGTCGCACGCGCCGCAGAGGAACGCCGAGTCAGCGCGGCAGAAGACGGCGACTGGAGAGGCCTTGCAAGAGTCGCAGAGCTTCGCGGTTATGCTCCAGCTTTCAGCCCCCATTTCTTTCTCTTCTCAGTTTGATTCAGTGTGTGTTTATTCTCTCTCTGTTTCTGTGTAGATGAAGAGAGAATTGCAAACTGTTTTGGGAGCTTGATGAGTTTATATGAGTGCAGTGTAACAGTGGGAACTCCAAAGTTTTTGTACAGGGAGCTGAATGGGTAGAGATGATCTATGATTTAGCCAATGAAATGACGACATATGGCCGATTCTTAGCCAGATAAAAAAAGGTTGAATTCATTTTGTAGGAATTATGGGATTTTGCTGTTTAGACAGGGGTAGGGTGGGGTCCATAGAGATACGTGTTGGATATTGCAAGCTGAAATTTGAGacattttgattttattcatttttttctattgtcacgaccaatgttttaaaaatcggaccggcaagcgaatcGACGAtgttactggttcacggttcaaccgcTCCAaccggtctaaccgttttactgttgcaaatatatataaaaatatattaaatttagtaaatgatttataattaataatatatcacaaaacattaaaccttatagataattagtgatgtataaatataaataatattaaaatttagtaaatatattctgatatatatatttaatattagttagtctagataaaaaaattaatatttcatgtattaaaagagataatatttatattaatttaagaaaatttatttcgtaaaataatatataattaaatacgaattaagtacttattaattagtttagataagattattcattaatgtcaatagctagggtatataaattaattatgtaatataaaaaatttatttatagtaaataatgaatcttatatggtactaataataatataggtggtaagtagagcatcattaaaatataaaggatgataattatatatattataattaataattatattaaagaataataaaattaaaatgaattattagtttttgtagataaaattaatggttaatatataaaaatatttaatgttcaaattgttcaataagcccatgtggtggagtggtagaggtcttcttaactagaagagaggtcatgagttcaacctctaccaacaacaaattttaaaaaattttgaaaaaaaaaaatagaaaaccgaTTTCCGGTTCACGGTCCAACCGGCCCGACAGGCTGGTTCCACCTGTTCACGGcggttcaatgcagtggtggtttaaaggAGTGAACCGGACTggactacctaccggttcgggtccgaccggtcgaaccggccggtccggtccggtttttaaaacattggttatGACAAGTTATTTATTTAGTCGatctttattttgatttaacaAAAAGTTCCTATCTCTTAAAAACTATGTTTTGGTCGtgaagggagtatttaatataaaatcagtaaaataaaatagagtatAGTTTTAGATATTTAGAATAATTGATtgattcataattttatttttctatttttgtttgtcTATAAAAATAGTTGgttttcatttttggtaaaaTGATACTTGTATCATGAATTTTCTTTGTcctgtttatttattttaaaaaattattcaacCATTATCTTTCTCCTCTACTTTAATAATTGTATACGAAGACTGTTGTTACGGATCGAAAGGGGTATAAATTATCTATGGTTCGGGTTGGCCCAAACGGCCAAACCCATAGACTGAATGCAGCTAGAGCCAGCCAGTAGGGCAACTTGGATGATTATTCTATATTGCAGCaaaaggcgattccgtcgccttgtcggcccccacactccggctcaacatcatgtgagggggttcaatcagggtacgcagtagcccgttaagggggaagccttaacccactggctgccagaagcccatctcccaatgCCTCACACTTGTggctgagagatggaagcaactagacgacagcagtgggattcgaacacatgctcattgcagcaagatctgcccctccatTGCCAACTGCGCTATGCCCCCGCGGGCGATGATTATTCTCTATTTATCATCAGGATGTGGCTTGAAATTGACAGCTATAACTGAGATTATGAAACccacgaaaaaaaaattaggggACCATGTtacataaaaaggaaaaatattgCAAAGTAGAAATTGTAGTTGAATTGGTGTAAATTGATAGATGGCTTTTGTGGGAGCGTTAGGGCCAATTTTAAAACTTGGCAACTCATTATTATTGACATTCATTTTCATGCTGATTGATCACCATCACCTTTCCTGCAACTAAAagttaaaattgaaaaactTGCTCTACTTTCAATTTGGGCTTATTTTAGATGATCAATATAATCGTACTAAATCTTGTTAAAACTTTTGATTTACTAGTTAAAAAAAGTGTCTCATCAACTAACTTGTCTCTCTATAGCCTTAAGTTTCATTTTGCTTGGCTTGGCTAAATCTTTCACTACTTTGTTTAATAATTTCAAGATTGGATTTCAGTCTCTCGCTCTCCCTTCTagattttgttttaattgtcttaaatttatcaattgttggatttttttttggagGATAGATTTTGATTTACAATTTTTACTTGAATAAtgaattaactaaataatactccataggAATATGAGTCTCTctctttgttttttattttgtagttGTAAGAATTAAATAGTTTAAACCATTTTTCAAGATAATATTTTGTCCATTTAGCCCCAGTCCTATTCAGCTTGACATATGCTACTtaccattttatttttattaaaagttCAAAATCATCCTATATTCAAAATTAACAGCTTCACACGGCATAATTAGATTTAGGTGGCTGACCAGACAATTAATTCAACATTGTTTCTGGTGGGTTTGAGATTTTAGTCAAGAGAAACTTAACGAGATTAAGTTGATTATAATTGAATACACATAGGTATGACTTTTGATCAAATATTTAACCTTTTTTTTTGGGagctataaaataaaattttgatggtCGTATCCAATAATTATCCAAAAAGAACCTTTACTAGGGAGAATTAAAAGTGGTCTTACATTAGAAAACCACTTTTCATTCAACCTTGAAATCTTACATTGATCTTATTTTATAATACCACCATTTAAGGATTTAGTTGAGAAATTACTCTTTGCGGTCCTCATAAATTGTTCCATTTTGGACCGatgcgagttttaagaaattgtttgattttgttaaGAAAAATTAGAAGGAAAAAGCGTGGAATGTGAATAATACTTTTATGTACTCTATTAGTTGTATAATATTTGTGAGGAGAATGGATTAATGGAATATAAGACTCACTTGTCAAatactataataaaattaaaataagacaATTAATAGAGATTGAATGAAAATAGCAAAATGGGAAAATTAATGGAAACCAGAGAGGGAGTATTTTGTATGGGTGCAGAGGCAAAATTTGCTCACGAGATTGAAATTGCACTGACCAAAATTCAGAATTGCTTTTACAGAAATGAAATGAGAGCATAGATATCAGTCAATAATACTTTTGTTCACATGATTTATGTGTGTATAAATTGGGATACCTTTTAAATTTGTACTTATATGATgcataagataaaatactaaaaaaggACAGCCTAATTAGTAATACTGCTTAATTTTGATCTTATCTTATCTGTTCAATTTTTAGGCTGAGCTACCCTTTATATTTTCTACTGGACTCTGTAACCATACATCTAGGCCCAATTAATACTTTTCTTTTCAAATCGAAGGGCCTAATTAGTTTAGTACTTCATCCTGGTTTTACAATGGAAGTTTTAAAGCACTTTTTTTAAAACACTTATTCACTACCTCATcccacaaaaaataattatattaagtcCATATATGGTAAGTTTATATCTCTATTGAAATAAGTCTCCTTTATCATTAGCAATATTGCAACTCcttttttctctatttctcttattttacaaatttacattaaaacatgTCTAGCTCACTAATAATGAATTACTAGAGTACTATTATTCGTTATATATCAAACTTTAGTTACTTTTTTTAGTACCTACCACACTCCAATCAACTTGAACCATGAACGTTGCATTTGTTCCAGATAAATGTATCTCGTTTTTggatgaaaaataaagtaattctAAAGATAGTGTAACAGTGAACATAAACTTGAGACATTTATCATTAAGCACTAATTGCAACATTGTTATACCAACACACAGCACAAAAACAAGAAAGGATTTTTGTACAAAATACTATGAGTACAAGCTTACATGTTATTCAGGCTCCACTTGAATTAGGAATCTTAGGcaaactaaaaataattttttagttgTAACATAATAATTTATGCGTGTACGGTGTACTCACACTTTGAATAAAGTACTCCATATAATGAGTTTTTGTATCTTTGTGTAAccaaaattcgaattttaaacaGTATTTCACCAAATAAAGTAAGTAGCATAAATATCCATCACATTCTTATCTCATTATATTAGAGGGTAGAGCGAGAGTCACGAGGAGCTCGGCAAAAAAGGATGCCTTCTGTTGGGCTAAAGACAATCTAGAGATAGGAATTTAGAGTATCAATTTCTCACTATGATTTCTATAGATTTGAATCTAATCTAACTTTTTTAAACATGGTTTATGCATTTTGTGTTGCATAGTAGCTCAATCCGACGAACACACATAAAAGTAAGGATCGGCGCCCTTATAACATCATCgaatttttgatattttgtgtGAATCGTTGTGAAAATCGTATTTCATGAAGCTATATGGCGTCGGATTATTAGTAGCTATGTAAAGTGGATCATATATAAGGCAATCACATTGCACCACCTCAATTTCACACTTGCATCCCAACAAATTAAGCCAATCACGTCACAAACCACTCATGTCTCCCACACTACTCTCACCAAATTAATCATctaaattaatttcatatcaTTATTTCTCAAAAGAGGTAATCATTCTTcatttttgatattttgttttAGTGGAACGATTGTGCTAGCAAAACTAAGTCATTGAGTGAGCTTGTAGTTAAAGGTTATGAAttcaaatacaaaaaataaagcCTCAAATCAATTTCCCCACAGATAGCGAAAAGGAAAAAGGTTTATGAGATGTTCGATTTTTGCCAATAAGCATCTTGAAACTCGAAATACATGTGAAAATATGAGCCAACAAAAGTAAAAACATTATTTGAACCTTTTATTAATTTCCAGTTCAAAAGCAAACAATAATATAAAGCAACACTCCAATGCATGCTGATGTATATTTGGGCCCACCACCTTTCTCCGACCACACTCACGCCGCCGGTATAGCCAAATCCGGAAACTCCATTAACCACTAGAATTAtacatccaaacacaaattaaTGACTAATATATGCATATCTATGTGTAATGGCACCATTAATTAAGAAAAAGGAAGCCCGttaattaagaatatatacttGATCATTTTCTTAGTGTTATCCTCCTCACCAGCACAAACCTTAGTGCTTGATGACAACTTCATTTTTTATGCACCATTTTCCCTCAACTTTCAAAGACAACATTAATGATTTTATCTTTTCACCAATTATACTTATGTACTTGCAACTTCTTTATTTATCCTAGTTAACGATTAATGTTTCCAAACTGAGTGCTCGTCTCAttagaaaaaaatttacatttcCTTGGCTCACAAAATTGAGCAAGAGTCTTGCTCAAAACAAGCaaaagaaatttttaaaaaaaagatcaaAACTCACAACcctataatagtaataattttcaTCAACTCAAATTTGATTGGCTCAAATGAGATTGCTCTCCATTTTCTAGTGCATTTTCACCATCTTTCTTCAcctttccttcttcttcttcttcttcttcttcaacttttcCTTTGTTGTCAACCTTTTCATCATCAAATGATACATTTCTACTGCACACAGGTGTAGCAAGATAAGTTGGCTTAACTTCACCGGCCATGATCACAAGAAACTTCTCTTCGAAAACCGGCAGGGCCTTCTCGGCCTCGGCGCCGTCGCCTTTCCCGGCTGCGCCGCTCTCCACGTCTCCGTCTCTGGCTTCTTCGGAGGTGGAGAGCTTCCAGTAGGAACAGGCGAGGATGAGGAGGGCGAAGGCGATGAGGCCAAGCATCGCGGCCAGCCCCCCGAAGAGGTACGGGACCGGGGAGTGCCACGGCGACCGCTGGAAGGTCGCCGGCGGCGAGAAGGTTGTTtttgcggcggcggtggcggaggCTTCGGCGGCGGTCATTTTGGTTGTGGAGTGGAATAAGGTGGTTCTCATTTTCGTTGATTGTTTTGGAAGTGGAATAATCCGAAAAGTGAGTGTggtgtgttttttttgtgtgcGCGCGTTTGAGAAATGGGGAGAGGtgtgtgtgcctatttatacaCGAGGGTGGTGTGTAGTGTGCTTAGGTCACTTTGCAATTTGGGGAATTTAATTATAAGATTTGATGTTTTTAATTATAATGTGGTGACCACTCAGACATATCTATGTGATATGGATGCATTAAATTAATTCCTTATACATATGAAATTTCTTTGGAAAGAATACTATTTTATTAGTACTACCATGTAAATTCCTTAATCTTTAAATGTTCCGACGATTAGAACGTCATCGTCATCTATAACTGAAACAAGGAAATACATTCCGTTTAttataatgtaatttattttagtatgaacactaatatttatttgtgtggatttaaatttcagtttaattgttttattcGTTTTTTATCATGTGTCAACAAAGAAGTATCGAATTTCATATTCTCGACACGTTCTCTTCTCTCGCTTTGCCTTACAtatgtattttaaaatatatatttcataatattaatataattagtcCATTATATGATATCGAATGCAAATATTAATACAATTAGTCCATTATATAATATCTAATGCAAGTGGTTTAAACAtggaaaaataattttgtaACGCTTGCACTACCTGACCTGACTGATAACCGTTGAATGCATAATTTCAATATAttgcaaataaataataattaaaatttattaacgAATGAATAGTCATTGGGCCAGTCGGTAGATACTTTggtaattaccaaaaaaaatttattaacgAAGGAGAATTGAGAAAAAGAGTGAATGGGGGGATTGTACATATGTCACTAATTaggaaacataaataaaatcccTGAATAGATTATTCTAAGTGTACTTAAATAAATTAAGTTCCATTAGCTTACAATAATAAAAGAATACCATAACAacattttctcttcttcttttaaCTGCTAGCACTATaatctattattattaatttactaTTATTAAATTTGGACTTTCAAAACGAAAGTAAATCGAGTGCGTAGGGTATGTAATATGCAACAGGGCAGAAGGTGGCTTATGATGATTGAGACACACATGATTGATAGTTTGATACATAAGTTGAACAACTTGTAATATTTCATATTTCATCTTTATTGTTTTATAGTACTTCATCTATGTACACCAatatcaattattttaattaattaatctattttGGTGTAATTGGTAAGGTTCTTTTTGTTTTAAACTATTGAATTTTCTTGAAGAATCGTTCTGCAATTATCCACCATTACGATTACTTTCTTCGCATGTActgtactaattttttttatttaaagatCGAGAACAGAGTTGAACTTTACACTAATTTATTTCCTATCAGTTTGTACTCTATGGATAAAGATTTTATATAGAGTGAAAGAAAATGCATATCTTATAGAATTTAAACGAGGGAGAATTTAATCACCTATATTGTCAAGTTCATATGACAACTCATCTCTTTCGAAGAAtcaaattatggaattttgattACATGGAATCATTTTATATCATGGCACTTTAAGTAACTAACATTCTCCCTAGCTAGATTCCAATCTCCAATCTACCTAGAAATCGTAGCATGCAACACACATCTAATTATGCACTAACAAAAATTCGCCTATTCCGTTGctcaaacaaaaaaatcaatcactaATAGTGATAGATATAACAAAATCAGTTATATGAATATATAACAAGTCCGTCATAcatatggaaataaaaatagaataatgagTATGATCACTATTAATTTCTTGACTACATATATGTGATGATGTTACAGCAATTAAtggcattttttttattcacaagaattaaaatatatagtagtagtagtagtaatgatGATCGGAAAAGGAggagtatataatataaatgtatTCATCGTATGAAAGCACTATGTAAAGTGATGGGGAAAGGTTATCTGAAATGTGTGCTGACACAGATAGAACAAATGGAAGCACAGTCC
This portion of the Salvia splendens isolate huo1 chromosome 10, SspV2, whole genome shotgun sequence genome encodes:
- the LOC121750094 gene encoding zinc finger protein CONSTANS-LIKE 4-like, with translation MGAESWSITAKLCDSCKASPVAVFCRADSAFLCGACDAKIHAANKLALRRGRVWICEVCEQAPAAFTCKADAAALCAACDRDIHSANPLARRHERVPFVPFYDAAPAAGKPPPSEEEAEAASWLLPDPNTKAEDESGSPEYMSAEYLFTDIDPYLDLDLDLKSGDQKPHLHQIVEQKHYSSDGVVPVQNESGQYVPGPVVDGFPSFEMDYAVPKPFMYNFTSQSISQSVSSSSMEVGVVPDAAESLGKSESVAAVAVLGMDREARVLRYREKRKNRKFEKTIRYASRKAYAETRPRIKGRFAKLSELEVESLLGGEAASYGVVPSF
- the LOC121750610 gene encoding protein GLUTAMINE DUMPER 5-like produces the protein MRTTLFHSTTKMTAAEASATAAAKTTFSPPATFQRSPWHSPVPYLFGGLAAMLGLIAFALLILACSYWKLSTSEEARDGDVESGAAGKGDGAEAEKALPVFEEKFLVIMAGEVKPTYLATPVCSRNVSFDDEKVDNKGKVEEEEEEEEGKVKKDGENALENGEQSHLSQSNLS